GGACGCCCGCGCGTTCAAGAGCATCGTGGAAGAGCTGACGGCGCGCTATCGCGGCCGGCACATCGCGAAGGTGGTCGGCATCGAGTCCAGAGGGTTCATCCTGGGCGGGACTCTCGCGAATCAGCTCGGCGCCGGCTTCGTGCCGGTCAGGAAGCCGGGTAAGTTGCCGGCCGACAGCTTCGAGGTCAAATACAATCTGGAGTACGGCGCGAGTTCCCTGGCGATCCACCGCGATGCGATTGCGATCGGCGAACGGGTGCTGATCGTCGACGATCTGCTGGCCACCGGCGGAACGGCGGCCGCCACCGTCCACCTCGTCCGTCAACTGGGAGGCGAGATCGCCGGCCTGGATTTTCTGGTGGAATTGAAGAGCTTGAACGGACGCGACAAGCTCAGCGGTTACGATGTTCATTCGACGATCATCTATCCCTAGCCCCCGACCTTCGGGAGCTCGAACGGATCTTCTTGCGCGGTTCGGTTCCTTTGGGCGTAAGCTTGTTCTGACACCCTGCTGATTCCATGCCTTGGCTTAATCCGACCTTTCCGTCCGAACAAGGTCTTGCACAATCATCTACACCGTGCTATGAA
The DNA window shown above is from Nitrospirota bacterium and carries:
- a CDS encoding adenine phosphoribosyltransferase yields the protein MDYKALIREVPNFPKPGILFYDITTLLKDARAFKSIVEELTARYRGRHIAKVVGIESRGFILGGTLANQLGAGFVPVRKPGKLPADSFEVKYNLEYGASSLAIHRDAIAIGERVLIVDDLLATGGTAAATVHLVRQLGGEIAGLDFLVELKSLNGRDKLSGYDVHSTIIYP